The bacterium nucleotide sequence TCCTGATCGTCGACGACGAGCCCTACATCCTGAGCATCCTGGACTTCAGCCTCGACGCCGAGGGCTACGCCGTCCTGCAGGCCGCCGACGGCGACGCCGCGCTCGGCCTGGCCGCCGAGCAGCAGCCCGACCTCGTCATCCTCGACGTGATGATGCCCCGGCTCGACGGCTTCGAGACCTGCCGCCGCCTCAAGGCGGACCTGCGCACCAAGGACATCCCGGTCGTCCTGCTGA carries:
- a CDS encoding response regulator, with product MRKILIVDDEPYILSILDFSLDAEGYAVLQAADGDAALGLAAEQQPDLVILDVMMPRLDGFETCRRLKADLRTKDIPVVLLTARNSREDRTRGRDCGADGYITKPFSPQRLVDTVQTFLGVRHG